A single region of the Jatrophihabitans sp. GAS493 genome encodes:
- a CDS encoding FdtA/QdtA family cupin domain-containing protein produces the protein MTRSLVVDLPIVGDPRGNLTFVEAGRHIPFAIERVYYLYDVPGGASRGGHAHKGLHQLIIAMSGSFDIVLDDGVERRIHSLNRSYKGLYVPPMVWREIDNFSSGSVCMVLASAHYDEDDYYREYEEFAVDAGNRLGWDS, from the coding sequence TTGACCCGCTCCTTGGTCGTCGATCTCCCGATTGTCGGGGACCCGCGCGGCAACCTCACCTTCGTCGAGGCCGGTAGGCACATCCCGTTCGCCATCGAGCGGGTGTACTACCTCTATGACGTCCCCGGCGGCGCCAGTCGCGGCGGCCATGCGCACAAGGGGCTGCACCAGCTCATCATCGCCATGTCGGGCAGCTTCGACATCGTCCTCGACGACGGCGTCGAGCGCCGCATCCACAGCCTGAACCGCTCCTACAAGGGGCTCTACGTGCCGCCGATGGTCTGGCGCGAGATCGACAACTTCTCCTCGGGCTCCGTCTGCATGGTGCTGGCCTCAGCCCACTACGACGAGGACGACTACTACCGCGAATACGAAGAGTTCGCCGTCGACGCCGGGAACCGGCTCGGCTGGGACTCATGA
- a CDS encoding glycosyltransferase has translation MNDGATTEKSTGEKSTGEKTTGEKSSGISASAADRSLAANRACYDALVDVAAGHLLAADPENVLLAATIAANFAWNAAIGILNDPRLESMITDSVRAPGTAAPQVDRSRSNGRVLHVLTHCGDIGGHSRLAWRWIQRDTRRADVALTHQTSAVPAEMLSAVARSGGGVHDLTAAYGSLLEQAYELRRLMERADIVVMHTHPFDAVAIAAANLPGVRPPIIFENHADHTYWLGLSMADVVTDNRPIGGRLCAEVRGIPAQRLSLLPLSVDAQPASAGSSRGELRARLGIPADSVIAVCVAGAGKLRPVFGTGFAEIAAELLERVPALTLLLVGPPAQGEWRDLMDRFPNRFFALGLLSDAASLYPVCDIYLDAYPISSGTALLEAAVAGLPTLSLQEPEKYSDVWTAESPGLTDPLHRAGSRGEYLERIAALAASAKLRRQHGEAARRTVLAAHTGSGWSQRLEAVYAQARRVPSADLAAVSQVEPTPAQAQYNRELLRFMRGSDEPTPFERINLPLAQVVGTRLHAELFAATIGARRSRSPLTLRVGPQWPQHRAWMLRALRLCSTNPGIALSLPVLEGAEDEALLAIVLELLGELGLDGDSCGNVSIEADELVDALALRLQFTANGLDFFAALSNQLLRRQPVGDPAPTLLADSVAVA, from the coding sequence ATGAACGACGGCGCCACCACAGAGAAGTCAACCGGAGAGAAGTCAACCGGAGAGAAGACAACCGGAGAGAAGTCAAGCGGAATCTCGGCTTCGGCGGCTGACCGCTCGCTGGCCGCCAATCGGGCTTGCTATGACGCCCTCGTCGACGTCGCGGCCGGACATCTGCTCGCCGCGGACCCCGAGAACGTCCTGCTGGCGGCGACGATCGCCGCGAACTTCGCCTGGAACGCCGCGATCGGCATCCTCAACGACCCGAGGCTGGAGTCGATGATCACCGACTCGGTCCGGGCTCCCGGTACGGCCGCCCCGCAGGTCGACCGGTCGCGCAGCAACGGGCGAGTGTTGCACGTCCTCACCCACTGCGGAGACATCGGCGGGCACTCGCGCCTCGCCTGGCGCTGGATCCAGCGTGACACCCGGAGGGCCGACGTCGCCCTCACCCACCAGACCTCAGCGGTGCCGGCCGAGATGCTCTCCGCGGTGGCCCGCTCCGGCGGCGGCGTGCACGACCTCACCGCGGCCTACGGAAGCCTGCTGGAGCAGGCCTATGAGCTACGACGGCTGATGGAGCGGGCCGACATCGTCGTCATGCATACCCACCCGTTCGACGCCGTAGCGATCGCCGCGGCCAACCTGCCCGGTGTCCGCCCGCCGATCATCTTCGAAAACCACGCCGACCACACCTACTGGCTCGGGCTGTCGATGGCGGATGTGGTCACCGACAACCGGCCCATCGGCGGCCGTCTCTGCGCGGAGGTTCGCGGGATACCGGCGCAACGTCTGAGCCTGCTCCCGCTCTCGGTCGACGCCCAGCCGGCTTCGGCCGGGAGCAGCCGGGGCGAACTCCGGGCCCGGCTCGGCATCCCCGCCGACAGTGTGATCGCCGTCTGCGTCGCCGGGGCGGGGAAGCTGCGCCCGGTCTTCGGGACCGGCTTCGCCGAGATCGCCGCCGAGCTGCTGGAGCGGGTTCCGGCGCTGACCCTGCTACTGGTCGGACCGCCGGCCCAGGGCGAGTGGCGCGACCTGATGGATCGGTTCCCGAATCGTTTCTTCGCCCTCGGGCTGCTCAGTGACGCGGCGTCCCTCTACCCGGTCTGCGACATCTACCTCGACGCCTACCCGATCTCGTCCGGCACGGCGCTGCTCGAGGCGGCGGTCGCCGGCCTACCGACGCTGAGCCTGCAGGAGCCGGAGAAGTACAGCGACGTATGGACGGCCGAGTCCCCCGGTCTCACCGACCCGCTGCACCGGGCCGGTTCACGCGGTGAGTATCTCGAACGCATCGCCGCGCTGGCCGCGTCGGCCAAGCTGCGCCGTCAGCATGGCGAGGCGGCTCGACGGACTGTACTGGCCGCGCACACCGGCTCGGGCTGGTCGCAGCGCCTCGAGGCCGTCTACGCCCAGGCTCGCCGGGTGCCGTCGGCGGACTTGGCGGCGGTCAGCCAGGTCGAGCCGACCCCGGCCCAGGCTCAGTACAACCGGGAGCTGCTGCGTTTCATGCGCGGCAGTGACGAGCCGACGCCCTTCGAGCGGATCAACCTGCCGCTGGCCCAGGTGGTTGGGACCCGGCTGCATGCCGAGCTCTTCGCGGCCACCATCGGGGCCCGCCGTAGCCGATCACCGCTGACGCTGCGCGTCGGGCCGCAGTGGCCGCAGCACCGGGCCTGGATGCTGCGCGCGCTGCGTCTCTGCTCGACCAACCCGGGGATCGCGTTGAGCCTGCCGGTGCTGGAGGGCGCCGAGGATGAGGCCCTACTGGCGATCGTCCTTGAATTGCTGGGCGAACTGGGCCTGGACGGCGACTCCTGTGGCAACGTCTCGATCGAGGCTGACGAGCTGGTCGACGCGCTGGCGCTGCGCCTGCAGTTCACCGCCAACGGGCTCGACTTCTTCGCTGCCCTCAGCAACCAGCTGCTGCGGCGGCAGCCCGTCGGCGATCCAGCGCCGACGCTGCTCGCCGATTCGGTGGCGGTTGCGTGA
- a CDS encoding GNAT family N-acetyltransferase, with protein sequence MGLSTQTSSAIAPVELASVPSPGWAAVRLRPLTDADVPAIVVACQDGQTQRFTTIPIPYTEQDGQEFIALAASGYANGRNPIFAISTDEHPYAGSIDLRLDGEGGAEVGFAVAPWARCNGVASSALRTICDWGFDALALQRIEWLAFVGNWGSRRTAERVGFQYEGIARSRCVARGVRHDAWVAALLPGDRH encoded by the coding sequence ATGGGCCTCAGCACGCAAACGTCCTCGGCCATCGCGCCGGTCGAACTCGCCTCCGTCCCCTCCCCCGGGTGGGCCGCGGTGCGCCTGCGCCCGCTCACCGATGCCGACGTGCCGGCGATCGTAGTCGCCTGCCAGGACGGGCAGACGCAGCGCTTCACCACCATCCCGATCCCGTACACCGAGCAGGATGGGCAGGAATTCATTGCCCTTGCCGCCTCCGGGTACGCCAACGGTCGTAACCCGATCTTCGCGATCTCGACCGACGAGCACCCATACGCCGGCAGTATCGATCTGCGCCTCGACGGCGAGGGTGGCGCCGAGGTGGGGTTCGCCGTCGCGCCCTGGGCCCGCTGCAACGGGGTCGCCAGCTCCGCGCTGCGCACCATCTGCGACTGGGGCTTCGACGCATTGGCGCTGCAGCGCATCGAGTGGTTGGCCTTCGTCGGCAACTGGGGATCGCGGCGCACCGCCGAACGGGTCGGCTTCCAGTACGAGGGGATCGCGCGCTCGCGCTGTGTCGCCCGCGGCGTCCGCCATGACGCCTGGGTGGCCGCGCTCCTGCCGGGCGACCGCCACTGA
- the leuA gene encoding 2-isopropylmalate synthase, which produces MKNLQQPSGMPCHRYQPFPPVALPDRQWPDRTITAAPRWLSTDLRDGNQALIDPMSASRKRAMFDLLVRIGYKEIEVGFPAASQTDFDFVRELIESDRIPDDVTISVLTQARDELIERTVQSLVGAQRATVHMYNAAAPVFRSVVFGWPGDGREQCRDVATSGTRSVMKYAENYLSGTTFGYEYSPEIFMDTEAEFALDICEAVMDVWQPDAEREIVLNLPCTVERSTPNVYADQIEWMSRNLSRREHIALSVHTHNDRGTATADAELAMLAGADRVEGCLLGNGERSGNVDLMILGLNLFSQGIDPQIDFSDIDEIRRTVEYCNRIGVHERHPYVGDLVYTSFSGSHQDAIKKGFDALDRAAAEAGKPVADMPWQIPYLPIDPKDVGRSYEAVIRVNSQSGKGGVAYIMKTDHHLDLPRRLQIEFSQVIQRHTDGEGGEVDSAQMWQIFSDEYLSKDGPFELQSFSSRSADEIENIATTVRAFGHSYELNGVGNGPIAAFCDALSGIDMGLGGVNVRVLDYAEHALTAGRDAEAAAYLEIEIGERVLWGVGVSESIVGASLRAVVSAVNRAARMDAANA; this is translated from the coding sequence ATGAAGAACCTGCAGCAACCGTCCGGCATGCCGTGCCACCGCTATCAGCCCTTTCCCCCGGTCGCTCTGCCCGACCGGCAGTGGCCCGACCGCACCATCACCGCAGCACCGCGCTGGCTCTCGACCGACCTGCGCGACGGAAACCAGGCGCTGATCGACCCGATGAGCGCCTCCCGCAAGCGGGCCATGTTCGACCTGCTGGTCCGCATCGGTTACAAGGAGATCGAGGTCGGCTTCCCGGCCGCGAGCCAGACCGACTTCGACTTCGTCCGGGAACTGATCGAGTCCGACCGAATCCCCGACGACGTCACCATCTCCGTCCTCACTCAGGCCCGTGACGAACTCATCGAGCGCACCGTCCAGTCTCTGGTCGGCGCCCAGCGAGCGACGGTGCACATGTACAACGCGGCGGCACCGGTCTTCCGCAGCGTCGTCTTCGGCTGGCCGGGTGACGGACGTGAGCAGTGCCGCGACGTGGCGACCTCGGGCACCCGTTCGGTGATGAAGTACGCCGAGAACTATCTGAGCGGCACAACCTTCGGCTATGAGTATTCGCCGGAGATCTTCATGGACACCGAGGCCGAGTTCGCGCTGGACATCTGCGAGGCGGTGATGGACGTATGGCAGCCCGACGCCGAGCGCGAGATCGTGCTGAACCTGCCCTGCACCGTCGAGCGGAGCACCCCGAACGTCTACGCCGACCAGATCGAGTGGATGAGCCGCAACCTCTCCCGCCGCGAGCACATCGCACTGAGCGTGCACACCCACAACGACCGCGGCACCGCCACCGCCGACGCCGAACTGGCCATGCTGGCCGGGGCCGACCGCGTCGAGGGGTGCCTGCTGGGCAACGGCGAACGCTCGGGCAACGTCGACCTGATGATCCTCGGGCTGAACCTCTTCAGCCAGGGCATCGACCCGCAGATCGACTTCAGCGACATCGATGAGATCCGCCGCACCGTCGAGTACTGCAACCGGATCGGCGTCCACGAGCGTCACCCGTACGTCGGCGACCTGGTCTACACCTCGTTCTCGGGCTCGCACCAGGACGCGATCAAGAAGGGCTTCGACGCCCTCGACCGGGCCGCCGCCGAGGCTGGGAAGCCGGTCGCCGACATGCCGTGGCAGATCCCGTACCTGCCGATCGATCCGAAGGACGTGGGGCGTTCCTACGAAGCGGTGATCCGGGTCAACTCGCAGTCCGGCAAGGGCGGCGTGGCCTACATCATGAAGACCGATCATCATCTCGATCTGCCCCGGCGTCTGCAGATCGAGTTCAGCCAGGTGATCCAGCGCCACACCGACGGTGAGGGCGGCGAGGTGGACTCCGCCCAGATGTGGCAGATCTTCAGCGACGAGTACCTCTCCAAGGACGGCCCGTTCGAGCTGCAGAGCTTCAGCTCCCGCAGCGCCGACGAGATCGAGAACATCGCGACAACGGTGCGCGCCTTCGGCCACAGCTACGAGCTCAACGGCGTCGGCAATGGCCCGATCGCCGCGTTCTGCGACGCGCTGTCGGGGATCGACATGGGGCTGGGCGGCGTGAACGTGCGCGTCCTGGACTACGCCGAGCACGCCCTCACCGCGGGCCGGGACGCCGAGGCGGCCGCCTACCTGGAGATCGAGATCGGCGAGCGGGTGCTGTGGGGGGTCGGCGTCAGCGAGTCGATCGTCGGGGCATCCCTGCGGGCGGTCGTCAGTGCGGTCAACCGGGCCGCCCGGATGGACGCGGCGAACGCCTGA
- a CDS encoding GNAT family N-acetyltransferase, protein MTELDTLRFAAPGSQNARWRRLFNWASFHELNLGAAPGAGQSTPQTGLSEQDVLFTEVHDDAGRMLGGLSGVRDGDTFISGYSAPFGGVDLVDDRETNDNIADVVLGSVRNIEAAGVRSLRLKLPPACYSDNEPVVQFTLLNAGFTVERCELNQHIPVSNWRTPLEYVHALRPAAQKTLRYLLTEELTFSEVSDDALWAQAYTLLAENRLRKGRRFALSADYLTRARTQLNPHVRMFALRHGGGLVAAALVYRVAPGRDLVVAWGDAEHELKRSPMMLLAYRLVERAITDGVGVIDLGISNEPEPRLNEGGSGLVPNSGLVQFKRSVLAKIEPRLTLVKDLR, encoded by the coding sequence GTGACGGAGCTCGACACCCTGCGCTTTGCCGCGCCCGGAAGTCAGAATGCCCGGTGGCGACGCCTCTTCAACTGGGCGTCCTTCCATGAGCTCAACCTGGGCGCCGCTCCCGGCGCCGGTCAGTCCACGCCGCAGACTGGCCTCAGCGAGCAGGACGTCCTCTTCACCGAGGTGCATGACGACGCCGGCCGCATGCTCGGCGGCCTCAGCGGGGTCCGCGACGGGGACACCTTCATCTCCGGCTACAGCGCGCCGTTCGGCGGAGTCGACCTGGTCGACGACCGCGAGACCAACGACAACATCGCTGACGTGGTGCTCGGGTCGGTGCGCAACATCGAGGCGGCCGGTGTTCGCTCGCTGCGGCTGAAGCTGCCCCCAGCCTGCTACTCCGACAACGAACCGGTCGTCCAGTTCACCCTCCTCAACGCCGGCTTCACCGTCGAACGCTGCGAGCTGAACCAGCACATCCCGGTGAGCAACTGGCGCACTCCGCTGGAGTACGTGCACGCCCTACGCCCGGCGGCCCAGAAGACGCTGCGCTACCTGCTCACCGAGGAGTTGACCTTCAGCGAGGTCAGCGACGACGCCCTCTGGGCGCAGGCGTACACGCTGCTGGCCGAGAACCGGCTGCGCAAGGGGCGTCGCTTCGCCCTCTCGGCCGACTACCTCACCCGCGCCCGCACTCAGCTCAACCCACACGTGCGGATGTTCGCGCTGCGCCACGGTGGCGGGCTGGTCGCGGCCGCACTGGTCTACCGGGTCGCACCCGGACGGGACCTTGTCGTCGCCTGGGGCGACGCCGAGCACGAGCTGAAGCGCTCCCCGATGATGCTGCTGGCCTACCGGCTGGTGGAGCGGGCGATCACCGACGGCGTCGGGGTCATCGACCTGGGCATCTCCAACGAACCCGAGCCACGACTGAACGAGGGGGGCTCCGGACTGGTTCCGAACTCCGGGCTCGTGCAGTTCAAGCGCAGCGTGCTTGCCAAGATCGAGCCGCGACTCACCCTGGTAAAGGACCTCCGATGA
- a CDS encoding class I SAM-dependent methyltransferase — translation MTGIDYADTYDPDTDFDRYYTIATSRRIAERITVGDRVLELGCATGLMSSKTLALSAPSCWVGVDRSEVFLDRARQRGLLGARFEVGDLDDLQVGVKRYEHLLATNVLHELADPVEFLRRCSQLLVPGGMIHITLQNPHSIHRLCALEMGLISSLDEISERGSQWGTRGLWGADELQALAERAGLSVAAREGIMLKPLPNSLMSQLPEEVIEGFIRGAVHLPDVAAMTYLVLTNDSQLDSALTDSLVCTDD, via the coding sequence ATGACCGGAATCGACTACGCAGACACCTATGACCCGGATACCGACTTCGACCGGTACTACACGATCGCGACCTCGCGTCGCATCGCGGAGCGGATCACCGTCGGCGATCGGGTGCTCGAGCTCGGCTGTGCGACCGGCTTGATGTCCAGCAAAACGTTGGCTCTCAGCGCGCCCAGTTGCTGGGTCGGCGTCGATCGCTCGGAGGTCTTCCTGGATCGGGCCCGGCAGCGCGGTCTGCTCGGTGCGCGCTTCGAGGTAGGTGACCTCGACGATCTGCAGGTGGGGGTCAAGCGTTACGAGCATCTCCTCGCCACCAACGTGCTCCACGAGCTGGCCGACCCGGTCGAGTTCCTGCGCCGCTGCTCGCAGCTGCTGGTGCCGGGCGGAATGATCCACATAACGCTGCAGAATCCGCACTCCATTCATCGCCTCTGCGCGCTGGAGATGGGACTCATCTCATCCCTCGACGAGATCTCCGAGCGCGGCAGCCAGTGGGGCACCCGTGGGCTCTGGGGCGCCGACGAACTGCAGGCGCTGGCCGAGCGGGCCGGGCTCTCGGTCGCCGCGCGCGAGGGCATCATGCTCAAGCCGCTGCCGAACAGCCTGATGAGCCAGCTGCCCGAGGAGGTCATCGAGGGGTTCATCCGCGGTGCCGTCCACCTGCCCGACGTCGCGGCCATGACCTACCTGGTGCTGACGAACGACAGCCAGCTCGATTCGGCCCTCACCGACAGCCTGGTCTGCACCGATGACTGA
- a CDS encoding bifunctional 2-polyprenyl-6-hydroxyphenol methylase/3-demethylubiquinol 3-O-methyltransferase UbiG: MTLTTETQPVSNELTPEKLDAFADEYYLNAAVADVDIEEMGQERSLDRTLAALHGAERVLEMGFGTGLVTGELLARGVNIEVVEGSPRLAQAALEKHAGTGLVVHTAMFEEFTPAEPYDAVLALHIAEHVDDPVALFSQIRTWLRPGGALIVMVPNAESLHRRLAVRMGFMDRLDVLSDRDRLVGHLRVFDFDMLGRDLNAAGFSVTEQFGYQLKTVPNSMMLDWPQELIAALIDISPEIPPAMLANIGVRAIAN; this comes from the coding sequence ATGACACTGACCACCGAGACCCAGCCGGTCTCCAACGAATTGACGCCGGAGAAGCTCGACGCCTTCGCCGACGAGTACTACCTCAACGCGGCGGTGGCCGACGTCGACATCGAGGAGATGGGGCAGGAGCGTTCGCTGGACCGCACCCTGGCCGCCCTGCACGGCGCCGAGCGGGTGCTGGAGATGGGCTTCGGCACCGGTCTTGTCACCGGCGAACTGCTGGCCCGCGGCGTGAACATCGAGGTCGTCGAGGGCTCCCCCCGGCTGGCCCAGGCCGCGCTGGAGAAGCACGCCGGCACCGGCCTGGTCGTGCACACCGCGATGTTCGAGGAGTTCACCCCGGCCGAACCCTACGACGCCGTACTCGCGCTGCACATCGCCGAACACGTCGACGACCCGGTCGCTCTCTTCAGCCAGATCCGCACCTGGCTGCGTCCCGGTGGGGCGCTGATCGTCATGGTCCCCAATGCCGAGTCGCTGCACCGCCGCCTCGCCGTCCGGATGGGCTTCATGGATCGCCTGGACGTGCTCAGCGACCGTGACCGTCTGGTCGGCCACCTGCGGGTCTTCGACTTCGACATGCTCGGGCGGGACCTGAACGCCGCCGGGTTCAGTGTCACCGAGCAGTTCGGCTACCAGCTGAAGACGGTTCCGAACTCGATGATGCTCGACTGGCCGCAGGAGCTCATCGCCGCGCTGATCGACATCAGCCCGGAGATCCCGCCGGCCATGCTGGCCAACATCGGCGTGCGGGCCATCGCGAACTGA
- a CDS encoding FAD/NAD(P)-binding protein, with product MTERIVVGSSIASLVAADRLAAAGEPVRLLVDRRPPGGGFGSMRLDGRVLELGVRLLELSYEQSTSTPPLSSYVPGPAGHRHYVSTISTYLSDLVGDRLVQVARPQMLFNGRVVDDLYFTTDAAALREALSDTERAAIRCEAMACWRGMGDPAGLLAADTVRRLDQMTLGDASFVNHGETFHRLFMEPMAEKFVAGGCTDVIAALRRKIWLPLFWPQTLAQAAGDEKIQFAVDRPFHSVAGGGAGEVVAELLARLATHGVRPEQVGALTALESLPNGATRIGFADGLTLDADYPVIGAPAGQLFAAVGAEYTPDSARTVISWLEVADDDLLQLPSLLNIVDSDVPAIRISSGGVGSPGHSVLTVELRHDTPEVEIVAAARKSVERAAILRAGAEMVELRSGAVNSFPLPTHANSLRFGQAATAVDHANLNAEIVGAGLQFGADALGEQIVQGLRAAEALSR from the coding sequence ATGACTGAACGGATCGTCGTCGGGTCGAGCATCGCCTCCCTGGTCGCCGCTGACCGCCTGGCCGCCGCCGGTGAGCCGGTGCGGCTGCTGGTCGACCGGCGCCCACCCGGAGGTGGCTTCGGCTCCATGCGCCTGGACGGGCGCGTCCTGGAGCTCGGCGTCCGGCTGCTTGAACTGAGCTACGAGCAGAGCACGTCGACGCCCCCGTTGAGCTCCTACGTGCCGGGTCCGGCCGGTCACCGGCACTACGTGTCGACGATCAGCACGTACCTCAGCGACCTCGTCGGTGATCGGCTGGTGCAGGTGGCGCGTCCGCAGATGCTCTTCAACGGCCGCGTCGTCGACGACCTGTATTTCACGACCGATGCCGCCGCCCTGCGCGAGGCGCTCAGCGACACCGAGCGCGCGGCGATTCGCTGCGAGGCGATGGCCTGCTGGCGGGGCATGGGTGACCCGGCCGGTCTGCTGGCCGCCGACACCGTGCGCCGGCTGGACCAGATGACTCTCGGCGACGCGTCGTTCGTCAACCACGGTGAGACCTTCCACCGTCTGTTCATGGAGCCGATGGCGGAGAAGTTCGTCGCCGGTGGCTGCACTGATGTGATCGCGGCGCTGCGCCGCAAGATCTGGCTGCCGCTCTTCTGGCCGCAGACGCTGGCCCAGGCCGCCGGGGACGAGAAGATTCAGTTCGCCGTCGACCGGCCGTTTCACAGCGTCGCCGGTGGTGGTGCCGGCGAGGTGGTGGCCGAGCTGCTGGCCCGGCTGGCGACTCACGGGGTGCGTCCGGAGCAGGTCGGCGCCCTCACGGCGCTGGAGTCGCTGCCGAACGGGGCGACCCGGATCGGCTTCGCCGACGGGCTCACCCTGGACGCCGACTACCCGGTCATCGGCGCGCCGGCCGGGCAGCTCTTCGCCGCCGTCGGGGCCGAGTACACCCCTGACTCGGCACGCACCGTCATCAGCTGGCTCGAAGTCGCCGACGACGACCTGCTGCAGCTGCCGTCGCTGCTGAACATCGTGGATTCCGACGTGCCGGCGATCCGGATCTCCTCCGGCGGCGTCGGCTCGCCGGGGCACAGTGTGCTCACGGTGGAGCTGCGTCATGACACGCCGGAGGTGGAGATCGTCGCCGCCGCCCGCAAATCAGTGGAGCGCGCCGCGATCCTGCGCGCCGGGGCCGAGATGGTCGAACTGCGCAGCGGCGCAGTCAACTCCTTCCCGCTGCCGACGCACGCGAACTCGCTGCGTTTCGGTCAGGCCGCGACCGCGGTTGACCACGCCAACCTCAATGCCGAGATCGTCGGCGCCGGCCTGCAGTTCGGCGCCGACGCCCTCGGCGAACAGATCGTCCAGGGACTACGAGCAGCGGAGGCGCTGAGCCGATGA